ggaggctgTCCCAGGAGACGGGCGGAACTGCCCGCTGGAAGGGGCGGGCCCCCTCGGGAGGGATGCAAGGGGACCTCACCtgtcccacccccactcccaccccatcctCCCTGTCCCCGGGCCCAGGGGCCTACAGCATCAGCTCTGGCACCCAGCTGATCCGCGAGGACGTGGCGCGGTACATTGAGCGGCGCGATGGAGGCATTCCCGCCGACCCCAATAACATCTTCCTGTCCACGGGGGCCAGCGACGCCATCGTGGTAGGCCGGGGCAGCGCGGGAAGACACCGCGGCTCCTAGTGCGCGGCCGAGCGGCTCGGCTCGTCCTGGCACGGCGGCGCCCGGGGCGGGGGACGGGTGCAGCCCTCGGCCCGCCAaccccacctccctatcccacccgcaGACGTTGCTGAAGTTGCTGGTGGCCGGCGAGGGTCGCACGCGCACGGGCGTGCTCATTcccatccctcagtatccactcTACTCCGCCGCGCTGGCCGAGCTCAACGCGGTGCAGGTGGACTACTACCTGGACGAGGAGCGCGCCTGGGCGCTCGACGTGGCCGAGCTGCGGCGCGCGCTGCTCCAGGCGCGTGACCACTGTCGCCCCCGCGCGCTCTGCATCATCAACCCCGGCAACCCCACCGGTGtgcgcccccgcccgcccccgcccgAACAGGCACCCCTGCCCACTGCGCTGGGTCAGCCTGGCCCTCCGCCCGCCGCCCCGCGGAGAGCAGTGCGCCCCCTTCAGCTGACCCCGGACCCGTCTGTGCCCCAGGGCAGGTACAGACCCGCGAGTGCATTGAGGCCGTGATCCGCTTCGCCTTTGAGGAGGGGCTTTTCCTGTTGGCTGATGAGGTGCTGGTCGGGGCCCCTGCAGGGAGGGGTCGGAGGGCGGCGGCGCACGCCCCCGTGACGCACCCCGCTgtcgcccgtccgcccgtccagGTGTACCAAGACAACGTGTACGCCGAGGGCTCGCAGTTCCACTCGTTCAAGAAGGTGCTCACGGAGATGGGGCCGCCATACGCGACGCGGCAGGAGCTCGCCTCTTTCCACTCGGTCTCCAAGGGCTACATGGGCGAGTGCGTGCTggctgggcgggcggggccgggcacCCGGGCCGCGGCCTGGCTCACCTCGCCCGCCAGGCCGGCTCCTCCTTGCCGGCCCTGCCTCGACGCCCGCCCTCGCCTCGCAGGTGCGGTTTCCGCGGCGGCTACGTAGAGGTGGTGAACATGGACGCAGCGGTGCAGCAGCAGATGCAGAAGCTGCGGAGCGTGCGCCTGTGCCCGCCCACGCCGGGCCAGGTCCTGCTAGACGTGGCGGTCAGCCCACCCGCGCCCTCCGACCCCTCCTTCGCGCAGTTCCAGGCGGTGAGTGGGCGGGGCCGCGGGGGTCAGGGCGCCGCGCCTCTGGCCCAGACTGACCGGCCTTCTCTCCACGGCCGCAGGAGAGGCGGGCGGTGCTGGCTGAGCTGGCGGCCAAGGCCAAGCTTACGCAGCAGGTCTTCAACGAGGCTCCCGGCATCCGCTGCAACCCGGTGCAGGGAGCCATGTACTCCTTCCCGCGCGTGCAGCTGCCCCCGCGCGCCGTACAGCGCGCTCAGGTCCGGCGTGCGGCGTGCGGCGTGCGGGACGGGGCGGGACGGGGCgggacggggcggggcggggcggtgcCCGCGCGGCCTGGGACGCCCCGCCCTGACCCGCCCCTCCGCCCGCCGCCAGGAGCTGGGCCTGGCTCCCGACATGTTCTTTTGCCTGCGCCTCCTGGAGGAGACCGGCATCTGCGTGGTGCCTGGCAGTGGCTTCGGGCAGCGGGAAGGCACCTACCACTTCCGGTGAGGCTGGGCCCCCGCAGCCCCTCCCCGCGACCCCCACCCCATTCGCTTACCTTCTTCCCCCTTTTAGGATGACCATTCTGCCCCCCATGGAGAAGCTGCGGCCCTTGCTGGAAACGCTGAGCCAGTTCCACGCCAAGTTCACTCGCGAGTACTCCTGAGGACACCGctgggggccaggctgggccGGACAGCGCTCAGGGTCCTGGGGTCTCAGGAGCCCTCGGGACTTGCTCCTGCTGCCTGTGTGGCTGGGCCCCTGTCTCTCTTCAGGCCGCTAATAAAGCAGTGGGCTGGCTTGGCTGCTTGGAGGCTGTGTGCACACCTGTATGCGCCTCTGCCGCCGTGCCCACTCCTGACTGCTTTTCTGTGTGGGGTTCTGtgcaggcctgggggcccgggaggagtggtcagggagggcttccaggGGAGGTGACCTTCTTACAGGATGGACTTGGCGGCATGGGTTGAGAGCACTGGGAACCGGAGAGACCGTGAGGACTCAAGGGGGCGGTCTTGGTTCCCGTAACCGGGCGCGGGCCGTGGTGCTGCCACTTTGGACAGCTGGAGGAGCGGTGGTGCCGGCCCaagagcagggaggggaggaagagcaaACGGGTCtcgctttaccatgttgtgtgtggtgtgtgacGTCCATGTGCAAATGCAGTTCTTGGGCTGGGAAGCAGTGAGAGGGGAGGCCCCCTCCCGAGCTGGGGCACCCAAAGGCAAGTTCGGGGGAAGAGAGCAGGGAAGATGCCGAGGAAGAGGTGCCTGTGGAGCTCTGGGCTGAAGGACCTGGGCTAGGGGCTGGCGGGCAGCCCTGTGTCCTTGACACTGGCGCTTGAGGATGtgcatgccagacactgttgtgGATCACTGTACAAAGGGCCCTCTCTGGTGGGCACTGTAgtctccatttcatagatgagaaaacctgGGCTCCAAAAAtgtgtggagggcttccctggtggcgcagtggttgagagtctgcctgccaatgcaggggacacgggttcgtgccccggtccgggaggatcccacatgccgcggagcggctgggcccgtgagccgtggctgcagagcctgcgcgtccggagcctgtgctccgcaacgggagaggccacagcagtgagaggcccgcgtaccgcaaaaaaattaaataaaataaaaaatgtgtgtaAATGAAAGGAAGCTCACTTCCCGTGGCCTCAGCAGCTGACGGAATGTCTTGGCTCAAGTATCTACGAGTTGGTTTAGGGGTTGGCAGGTCTCAGCGACCCACGGGCTTAGGGAGAGTATTGGCCAAGGCCCCAGCTCCACTCTGGATGCGGTTCTTAACCATAGTACCTGCTTCACTatctcctctgggcctcaggtgcCCCACACAGCAAGACTCTGGgcaggagagggcaggggaggtgcaggtttctcattgggTGAGCACCACCCTCTCCAAGGCTAGCTGGGGTCAGGCTGGGGGCGGCCTGGACTGGCTCTCCCGGCCTTGTCACTGGACACTAGAGGGCGTTTCGGGCAGCAACCGGGTGCCTCCTTGGGCTGAACGTGGGCTCAGGCCTTTCCCACGAACTTCCTGCCTTCCACGACGCTCTGCGGCCACTGGCCTGGGGAGGGCGCCGAGACCACTAGCACAGCGAGGTGAGGGTCCAGCAGCCGAAGTAAGCGGTAGTAGACAGTGGGTCCTCCGTGGGGGGCCCAGTGGACCCTGCGGCCACCAGGCTCCAGGTGAGACACCAGGAAGCACTTCCGGAGAGTTAGGGTCTGGAGACCGGGTCTGATAGCCCTAGGATGGGCCCCGGGTTCGGCCGCTTCCGACGTTCGAGGACAGCTGGCCACCGGGGGCGCCAGAAGGCGGCCGGCGCTCTAGCCCGCCCGCGTTCTCTATGGCCGCCGCGTCTCCGGGTTGCGCCGCCCGGGCCAGAGCGCTGCCGCAGCGCCGCCGTGGAGGAGGCCTGCAGTACTTTGGGGTTCTGACGCCCCCAGGACCCAAGGGCGCGGGTGCGGACGCCAGCTTGTCCAACCCTGGCCCAGCCCCAGAGCCATGCCGCTCTGTGACCCCTGACCCCATCCCGACCGGACCGGACAACCCTCGGGAGCACGCTGCCCCCACTCTGAGTGGGACCTCTCATGCCGCCCAGGCCGGCCTTGAACCCAGGCCCAGCCACTAGAGCTTGGgccccagcccccggcccagcGCCCCGCCTCCTCGCCATGCGTTGGAAGCTGCTGCCGCTGGCCGGCCTTTACCTGGTGCAGGGCCTGCCCTATGGGCTGCAGTCTGGGCTGCTGCCCGTGCTGCTGCGGGCCCGCGGCCTCTCCCTGACACGCGTGGGACTGGCCAAGGCGCTGTACGCACCGTGGCTGTTCAAACTTGTGTGGGCCCCGCTGGTGGACACTCGGGGCTCCCCAAGGGCCTGGCTGACGCTCAGCACGGCTGCTCTGGGCCTGGTGTGTGGGCTGCTGGCATCCCACCCTCCCGCCGCAGCTGGTCAGGCCGGGCTGCCTGTCACCGTGGCGGGGCTGCTTCTGCTGCTGAATCTGGCTGCAGCCGTGCAGGATGTGGCCCTGGACATGCTGGCTGTGCGGCTGCTGGAACCCACAGAGCTGGGGCCTGGCAACACGGTGCAGGTGGTCGCGTACAAGCTGGGGGCGGTGCTGGCTGGGGGTGGGCTGCTGGCCTTTGGGCCCACCCTCTCCTGGCCCCGGCTCTTTCTGCTCCTGGCTGCAACTTACTGGTTGGCTGCTGCCTTGACCTGGGTGGCACCAGCCCTGCGACAGCTTCCCACACCTCTGCCCTCAGAACACCCCCGACACACCCTGCACCTTGGGCAGGACTTGCTGGCCGTGCCTGGGACCCTGTGGACAGTGGGCTTCGTGCTCACCTACAAGCTGGGTGAGTCAGGAACAGCAAGGGCGGGTCCCCAGGAGCCCCGGAACTCACTTGCAGGGCTGCCTTTCCTCTTTGGGGTCTGACCTGAAGTCTGGAGCCCAGCCCGGCCCTCTGCAGGTCCAGCTCCAGCCACACTCCCTTGGGCCTCTCCAAGCTGCTTCACGCTGACCCCGAGCGTCATCGAAGCTCAGCCCCTGCTGTCTCCTGGCATCTGTGGCCAAGGaagaaggcagggctgggggagtgTGACTGAGGCCCAGGTGGAGGTGTGCCAGCCACCGCTGCTGACTCTCTCTGCAGGTGAGCAGGGCACCAGCGGTCTCTTCCCACTGCTCTTGCTGGACTGCGGCATCTCTGCCCCAGAGCTGGGGCTGTGGAATGGTGTGGGTGCTGTGGCCTGCTCCATTGCTGGCTCGTCCCTGGGTGGGGCCCTCCTGGCCAGGCGCCGGTGAGCCCCCCCTcagcctgccctgcccacccgtctccccttccttcctcacgCCCTCTGACCTGCCCCATCACCCCACCCCAGGCAGCCACTGCCCCTGTTGAAGTCAGCGCTTCAGTTCCGTCTTGGGGGCCTGGCCTGCCAGACTGCCATGCTCTTTCACCTGGACAGCCCTGGGGCCAGCCTGGCCCCCTGCACAGTCCTGAGAGGTGAGGGGTGGGCCACAGCGGGGAGGAGCTTGGAGTCCTGGGCCCTGCTGACCTCAGCCCTCCCAGGGACAGCCCTGCTGAGCCTGTGTCTGCAGCACTTCCTGGGGGGCCTGGTCACAACCACCACCTTCACCCTGATGATGCGCTGCAGCCAGCTGGCACCAAGTGCCCTGCAGGTGAGGGGGTGTGGCTGCAACACAAGGGGCTGCAGGACTGGAGTCCGAGCAGGTCCTGGTGTgactcccccgcccccagcaggcCACACACTATAGTCTCCTGGCCACTCTGGAGCTGCTGGGGAAGCTGCTGATGGGCACGCTGGCTGGAGCCCTGGCTGACAGCCTGGGGCCACGCCTCTGCTTCTCCGTCTTCCTGGCTCTCTCAGCCGCGCCCGTGCTGTACCTGGGCCTCGCGCCCAGCACCCTGGCCTGAACTGGGCGGCCAGACTTACCAATAAAGCGGAGCGTGCCTTTGCGCCGTGTCTGGAACGAGCGGCGTGCAAGGTTGTGCTCAGACCGTGGGGCTGCCCGCGCCAGAACAAGTGTCCGGGAAAATGACTCGAGCGTCTTTTATTCTGCACTTTGGGGTCTCCTTGCCCCCATGCTACTGGTGGCGGCCTTTGTCAGAGTGGTTGGTCGCTGTCCTGGCCACTGATATCTACACCCATCTTTGCCTTGAGGACCTGCTGCACCTGACACCCCCCATGCTGTGGCCACGCGGTCCCTGCTCAGGCCAGTGTCTGTGACGTGGGGGAACTGGGTCCTTCTGCGGCAGGGTGGTCAGCAGCCCCACAATAGGATCTCCTCTGTGGCCAGGTGCACGAGGGCATGGAAGCTCAGGTGCAGGTACTTTCTCCAGAAGCGCTGGTCCCGCCCGTACACCTGGGCTGGATAGCAGGGGCTTCCTGCAGTGGGAGGGGACACGGCTCTGAGGATTCTGGCCAGGtctgccccccagcccccaccttaCTCAGGGCTGGGCCTCCCAGGTCCGCACCGATGCCGTGGAAAACCCGGGCCACAGCCCTGCCCGAGAAGCGCTGCTCTGGCCACGAGGACAGGAGGTGGCGGACGTCCCGGCGGATCTGGTCCTCCCAGTCCTGGAGCTGCCAGGGGACACACGTGGCATGCTGTGCCGCAGTGCTCAGTGAGGGGCGGGGGGCAGGTGTGTGCCTGCAGCTGGGGGTGCGTCCTCTCTGCAActcctctccccctgcccccaccccggaGGCCCCGACACTCACCCTGGCCTGTCCTGGCTCTGGGTCCTCCTCAGCCTCCACGCCCCCCGGCGCTTCTAACTCTTCCTCGAAGTAGTGGCTGAGCAGGGCCTTGAGCCTGCCGCTGCGAGCCTCATCGGGCTGCTCCAGACACGGCCCGCAACTGGGGAAGGCCAcgctggggtggggagagcctGTCAGAGCGGCCCGCCTTGGGGAGGATGGGatggcccaggccctgcccaccccctcctgCACCTGTGAAAAGCCCGGAAGGTGCGGTGCAGGTGGGTCAGGGCTTCTCGCTCACGGGCCTGCACGCGGCCGTGCAGGAAGTCACAGATCTGGTCCCTCTCCTGGGCTGTCAGGTCCCCGGGACTGTGCAGGTGGAAGGCCAGCTCCCGGAACTCCACCAGCACCCCCGTGCCCCGAGGCACACCTGCCAGATAGGGTGTCAGAAACTAGCAGAAAGGCGGCAAACAGGCAGcaagcagggctgggggcaggcgcACCTGTCCCGGGCTCTGGATCCCACCGCAGCTGGTGGAGAGCCTGCCGCACGGGAGCCAGCTCCCAGCCCATGGAGTCTGCCAGCTCGACCATGTCCAGCTCCACAGAACAGCTTCCCCCACCTGTCTTCTTGGGGCACTGCCGGGCCAAACACACAGCCAGGGGGGGACACCTGTACCAGGGGAAGGGACATGTGACTGGCAGCCCTGGTTCTCTGTCCCTGTCCTGAGCCCGGGGTGGGACGTACACTCACCTGCGGGCCAGGGCCTGGAGCTGGGTGGGGCCGCCGGGGCAGCGCAGGTGGCAGTAGGCATAGGTGGGCGCCAGCAGCTTCAGCCAACGCTGTGGGTGCAGCTCAAGGTAGCACAGCAGAGTCTCGATGGCTGGGGGCAGAGCAGGGCTCAGAAGACGCGGGGATGCCGGGGTGTCCCCACACCCCACCTCTCACGCTCCCTGCTCCTCACCCTCCTCGGGCATGTCCAGGGCTTGCACGCTTGGCTGCACCGGCAGCGCCCGCTTGTGGCCCGGGCACCGGCTTGTGCGCTCGAGGCTGAGGTGGTCAGCATCCTGGGGAGATGTAGCCACAAGGACCCTGGCCGAGTGCCTTTCCCGGCTTTCGTCTCCCTGCTGCTCTGGGGGCTGCCGGGCACAAGCACAGGGAGGGAACGCGCGCTGCACCAGCCTCTTCACGGCGAGGAAGTCGATGACGTTGGCATGAACGTGTCTGCGCAGCTCCCACAGATCCTCACCCTGCAGCAGAGCAGCATGAATGCGGGGCCGCagccgggggcggggctgggggagtgGGGGCGGGACGGGTACCCACCTGGGGCCGGAGGAAGACGTGGCAGTGTGCAGGCTGCCCGTCACGCCCAGCCCGGCCCACAGCCTGCACGTAGTTCTCAAAGCTTGGGGGCAACCCCACGTGCAGCACGGCCCGCACATCTGGCCGGTCCAGCCCCATCCCGAAGGCCACCGTGGCCACCACCACCCGCAGCCGGCCTTCCATGAAGGCCCGCTGTACCCGCCGCCGCTCCCGGCCGCCCATGCCGGCGTGGTAGGCTTCAGCCACAGCCTCCGGGGCTCGGCCTGCAGGGAAGACCCACAGTGGTCAGGTGGGGCATGTGCCCGGGGCCCATCTGTGGGGTGCAGGCCTGCCTCCACCTCACCTCGGGATCCTGGGTCCTGGGCCTCACGCAGGCAGGTGCGCAGCAGGGCAGCGACACGCTCTGTGTCCTCTCGCCTGTTACAGTAGACGATGACAGAGTCCAGGGCACGGAAACGATCACTTTGCAGCAGCGTCACCAGAGCCTGGAGAGGACGGGGGTCAGCATGGGCAGTCGGAAGGCAGGGCCTCTGCTCGGCCTGCGCGTGCATGCTTACCTGGTCTGGGTCCCTGTCCGAAGACACAGAGAGGTGCAGGTTGGCGGGGATGGTGCCCAGCCCCCTGAGGATAGACTCTTCGGCCACGCCCAGGTGCCGGGCCACATCGAGGGCGGTGCTGCGCGTGGCCGTGGCTGTGAGACCCAGGAAGCAGCCGATACCCGTGCCGTCACGCAACACCTATGTGGAGAGGAGTGGTGAGATGCCCAACCTTCCTCGGTCTGCTCACAGAGCaacccccccgccgcccccccgcACAAGGCTTACCTGGCAGACACGCAGGTAGCAGGGCCGGAAGTTGTGGGACCACTGGGAGAGGCAGTGGGCCTCATCGATGCAGACAAAGGCAACCCGTGGCAGCTGAGCAAGGAGGGCGGCGCCCCCCGCCCCAACTAGCGCCTCTGGCGACAGCATCAGCACTTGCACCCGGGCTGACCGAACCTGAGGGTGACGGCAAGGTCAGGAGCGCCGCCAAGGGGGCCTGCCTGCTGCCTCTGCTGCTCTCGCCCTGTGAGGGCCCCTTACCTTCTGCAGGGCAGAGTCCCGCTCCTTCTTGGTCATCCCCGAGTGGATGCAGACCGccttcaggcctgggggcaggCCAGAAACCTGCAGGCACAGGAGCACAGCCTGCCACAGGCCACCAGCCCTGGCCCTTCCCCACGTGCCTCTTAGAACGGTTTGGCCGGACAACTATTGCTGTGTTCCCTCCAGGATCTCTGGGAGAAAAACCCAGGTCCTGGGTCCTATGACTAAGGGTTCAGAGCCACCTGTGGACTTTGACTCAGGAGCACTGGAGACAGGTCCCAGTGGggatgcccccctcccccaagctgCTCCTCTTGTGGGTGGGCCTGGGTCTAGCCAGCTGTGTCCCTGCTGCCTTTGGGCCACTGCCAGCTTATAGACAGAGCTGAGAATGGCCTGGCGACTTGCcactcgggggtgggggtggggcaagaAGCAGTAGCCCAAGTGGGTCAACAGAGCCATGGGTACCAACTCTTGCTTTCCGCACCTACCCCAGCACCCTGTCCACCAACCTGGCTGTCCATGAGCGACATGAGAGGAGAGACGACCACCGTGAGGCAGGGGCTTCGCCGGAAGTAGAGCAGCGCAGGGAGCTGGTAGCACAGGGACTTACCCGCCCCTGTGGGCAGCACCAGCAGCGTGGACATGCCTAGGTTTTACCAAGGGTCAAGAGCACAGCTCTGTGGCCCAGTCTCAGTCCCACCGCGCCCCCTGCCGGCCACACTCACCAGACAGGATCCGCATGACCACACGCTCCTGCAAAGGGTAGAAGGCTTGGTGTCCCAGCTGCTCCAGGGCCTGAAACACCTCAGCTGGCGTGTCTGTGGACACGGGTATCAGTCAGCATGGCCCCGAGTCGCCCCCAACCCCCAGTCAAGGCTCTGCAGCTGGTACGCGTCTACTTACCTACCACCTGCCCCAAAGGCCCTGGCGGATAGAGTGGTGGCACAGGAGGTGGACAAGGAGCCTTGGGCACAGATTGCCCTGTGGGCACCAGCTGCTCAGGCCCCACAGGCTCTGTGTCTTCTTCACCTGCCGAGAGCAGATAAGACAGGGTAGGATAGGAGCTCCGGACTGGTCTGGGATCACTCTGGCAAGAAAGCCACTTGTTACAACCTCTCCACCTCTTTGCTCACCAGAGAGCTGGCGGCAGGCAGCACCCATTCTCTGGGACACTTTCTCGAACATGGCCTGGGTCTGTGTGCCACCCTCATCCTTGCCACCCTCCTTCTGAGGGGACAGAGTAAGTTCTGGACCAGTGGCAGGAGTTAGGAGGGCCTTTTGCTTGAGCGAGAGCTGCCTCCTCAAAGAGCAAAACAACTCCGGCAAGCAGCGctggccccagccccgccccagggCAGAGGCCTCACCTGGCTGAGGGCCCTGGGGTGTCCAGTGCCTGAGCTGCCCACACGGGGAGCAAGAATCCTGGGCTGTGGCTCTGCGCTGACCACCCCCAAAACACTCTCCTTTCTTCTGCCACTTCTGCTTCCATACCTGGTGGGGACACAAAGGAGACTCACAGAGCAAGAAGCAAGGTAGGTGGGCGGGAGCACCTGGCACTACCCTCTCACCTGCTTGCGAAGAAGCCTGCCCCTTGAGGCCGGGCCTCGTACGTAGCGTTTCTGCTTCATGTTGAGCCGCACATAGTTCCCTCTGTCCTGGACAACAGATCTAGAAGAGACGCACAGGTCGACTGCACCCACGGCCCTCCCCACCATGGCGCAACTGAGAGCGACGCTGCTGGGAGGCTAGGGTAGTGatacctgggggctgggggcttgcTGGGGGGCTGTGCCTGCACAGGCTGCTCTGGACAGTTTTCTGCAGGCACTGCAGCCCCAGCTCCCGCAGGCAGGGGTCCTGCTTGGCCGCTGTCCTGCTGGGtctgtgcagggcttccctccAGCTCCCCACTCCATCTCCGCTTCTTGCCTTGACAGGTACCAGGCTGGGGGTTCCCTGCACTGATACCAGCTGCTAGTAGGGTTGGAGTCTCTGGGTCCTGTAAAGGCACCTCAAGGCCAGCGCTGGGACCGAGGACAGATGCAACACCTGGAGTAAGAAGCTGGGACTCCTCTGCACCCAGGCAAGGCTGGCAGGCCCTGGAAACCCCCAGAAAATCTGGGGTCCCGTTGTGACACCGCTGCAGCCAGCCTGGGTCTAGGGAACCCAGCCGCAGGCTCAGGGATGCCCTCAGCTGCTGgggccggcctggcctcagctgGGGCCTGGGAGGCTGGGGGGGCACCTCACTGACTTCTTCTGGAGAGATGGTGGCAGCTCCTGTGCCTGGTGGCCCTGGGGAAGGCATCTTGGAGGAGGATCTTCGTGTAAGCCGGGGTATTCGGCCCAGGGCTGGCCCAGCCTGGGAGGAAGAGATAAGTAGGCAGGAACTCAGGCCCTTGGGGGTGCTGCAGACTCTGAAACCGGCTGGAGGCCCCACCTGTAACAGCTGGGCAATGTGAGAAACTTAAGGTTGGGACATAAAAGAAGTTGAGAGCAGAGGCTGACGCTAAGCTCTTCTGGAGAGCTGTGCCCTAGCAAATGCTGCagttgtgtgtgtgcacgtgaaTACGTGTGGAAGACTTAACAGGGCTGGGTGTCTGCTAATCCTGCTCCTGGGCTAAGAGTAGCTCTGGACCCAGGCTGGATGCAGTGCCTGCCCgaccctcacctgcagactgCCCTTCAGATTGGCCTTAAGCCTCTTCCCGTAGTCCTGCACAGATCCCTGAGAACTGAGCCTTGTCGTAGGATGGGGGCTCTGGGTCGCGGACCGATTCAGGTGGGGCCCCCAGCAGCTGGGCTCCAGCATCTGCAGGAAGAGACGATAGAGACCTAGGACACGGAAAGGCTGGCATAGGGGGGAACAGAGGTGTCTCCAGCCCTGGAGAACTGGGGGCGGGGGCTGTCCTTCCTCCACCCTGTCAGCCCGCCCCCTGAGTTCTTTGCTCCACAGAGCCTGGGTCACGACTCCTCCTGGATCCGGCATACAGGAAGTTGACCGATAGGCTGGGATGTCGAGCCCGGGTACCTCCTCGGCCGCCGCCGCGGGAAGCGACTGCTCCGAGCCGTGAGGCCCGACGCCGCCGGTCTGACCCAGTGCCTCCTTCAGGATGCGGTACTCCCGGTAGAGCGCTGAGGGCGAGGCCGGGGGGGGGTGTCGGTGTTCAGGAGGCAGGGCTCGGCTGGGCGTGGGGGT
This genomic window from Kogia breviceps isolate mKogBre1 chromosome 17, mKogBre1 haplotype 1, whole genome shotgun sequence contains:
- the GPT gene encoding alanine aminotransferase 1 isoform X2, giving the protein MWGGSKRARPRPSPTGWGQQAAVKRVPPSQIPSPTLLDPDASRVSFLPGPSRVMAWRTGDHSQAAAGGLKEKVLTLDTMNPCVRKVEYAVRGPIVLRALELEQELRQGVKKPFTEVIRANIGDAQAMGQMPITFLRQVLALCVHPDLLNSPDFPDDAKRRAERILQACGGHSLGAYSISSGTQLIREDVARYIERRDGGIPADPNNIFLSTGASDAIVTLLKLLVAGEGRTRTGVLIPIPQYPLYSAALAELNAVQVDYYLDEERAWALDVAELRRALLQARDHCRPRALCIINPGNPTGQVQTRECIEAVIRFAFEEGLFLLADEVYQDNVYAEGSQFHSFKKVLTEMGPPYATRQELASFHSVSKGYMGECGFRGGYVEVVNMDAAVQQQMQKLRSVRLCPPTPGQVLLDVAVSPPAPSDPSFAQFQAERRAVLAELAAKAKLTQQVFNEAPGIRCNPVQGAMYSFPRVQLPPRAVQRAQELGLAPDMFFCLRLLEETGICVVPGSGFGQREGTYHFRMTILPPMEKLRPLLETLSQFHAKFTREYS
- the GPT gene encoding alanine aminotransferase 1 isoform X1, yielding MAWRTGDHSQAAAGGLKEKVLTLDTMNPCVRKVEYAVRGPIVLRALELEQELRQGVKKPFTEVIRANIGDAQAMGQMPITFLRQVLALCVHPDLLNSPDFPDDAKRRAERILQACGGHSLGAYSISSGTQLIREDVARYIERRDGGIPADPNNIFLSTGASDAIVTLLKLLVAGEGRTRTGVLIPIPQYPLYSAALAELNAVQVDYYLDEERAWALDVAELRRALLQARDHCRPRALCIINPGNPTGQVQTRECIEAVIRFAFEEGLFLLADEVYQDNVYAEGSQFHSFKKVLTEMGPPYATRQELASFHSVSKGYMGECGFRGGYVEVVNMDAAVQQQMQKLRSVRLCPPTPGQVLLDVAVSPPAPSDPSFAQFQAERRAVLAELAAKAKLTQQVFNEAPGIRCNPVQGAMYSFPRVQLPPRAVQRAQELGLAPDMFFCLRLLEETGICVVPGSGFGQREGTYHFRMTILPPMEKLRPLLETLSQFHAKFTREYS
- the GPT gene encoding alanine aminotransferase 1 isoform X3; this translates as MAWRTGDHSQAAAGGLKEKVLTLDTMNPCVRKVEYAVRGPIVLRALELEQELRQGVKKPFTEVIRANIGDAQAMGQMPITFLRQVLALCVHPDLLNSPDFPDDAKRRAERILQACGGHSLGAYSISSGTQLIREDVARYIERRDGGIPADPNNIFLSTGASDAIVTLLKLLVAGEGRTRTGVLIPIPQYPLYSAALAELNAVQVDYYLDEERAWALDVAELRRALLQARDHCRPRALCIINPGNPTGQVQTRECIEAVIRFAFEEGLFLLADEVYQDNVYAEGSQFHSFKKVLTEMGPPYATRQELASFHSVSKGYMGECGFRGGYVEVVNMDAAVQQQMQKLRSVRLCPPTPGQVLLDVAVSPPAPSDPSFAQFQAELGLAPDMFFCLRLLEETGICVVPGSGFGQREGTYHFRMTILPPMEKLRPLLETLSQFHAKFTREYS